One segment of Bacteroidales bacterium DNA contains the following:
- a CDS encoding nucleotidyltransferase domain-containing protein, whose translation MITNNSTYKLIKDTATQLIPNCQVYLFGSRVNSNETKDSDYDLLIITPNNISVQDKLLYKSTLRKLFAKNKLDADLIIESKDEIKFKKNLIGHIVKYALNEGILL comes from the coding sequence ATGATTACCAATAATAGCACATACAAACTTATTAAAGATACTGCAACTCAATTAATCCCAAATTGTCAGGTTTATCTGTTTGGTTCAAGAGTAAATTCAAATGAAACAAAAGACAGCGATTATGATTTATTAATAATAACTCCTAATAATATTTCAGTTCAAGATAAATTATTATATAAATCTACATTGCGAAAATTATTTGCAAAAAACAAATTAGATGCCGACCTGATAATCGAGAGCAAAGATGAAATTAAATTTAAGAAAAATTTAATTGGACATATTGTAAAATATGCCTTAAACGAAGGAATATTGTTATGA
- a CDS encoding HEPN domain-containing protein, with the protein MSKKEEYLREWITKAEDDLDVINKLTEEGIVAKSAVCFHCQQLAEKYLKIFLIYKEKEFTKTHNIELLLEECSQIDKDFSTIEPKNLSDFGVNVRYPGDIYIPSDKETMEYKEIALEIRILVRLKI; encoded by the coding sequence ATGAGCAAAAAAGAAGAATATCTTAGGGAGTGGATAACAAAAGCAGAAGATGACTTAGATGTAATAAACAAACTTACCGAAGAAGGTATTGTGGCTAAGTCAGCAGTATGTTTTCATTGCCAGCAATTGGCGGAAAAATACCTTAAAATATTTCTAATTTATAAAGAAAAAGAATTTACAAAAACACATAATATTGAACTTTTACTCGAAGAATGTTCCCAAATTGATAAAGATTTTAGTACAATAGAACCAAAAAATTTAAGTGATTTTGGTGTAAATGTGAGATACCCCGGAGATATTTATATTCCTTCCGACAAAGAAACAATGGAATACAAAGAAATTGCTCTTGAAATAAGAATATTAGTAAGATTGAAAATATAA
- the pth gene encoding aminoacyl-tRNA hydrolase, producing the protein MSKFLITGLGNICEEYENTRHNIGFMILDAFAKKEKFSFSSKRYADVTEFKYKGKILFFIKPATFMNLSGNAVRYWLQKENILLENLLVICDDIALPLGSLRMKTKGGDGSHNGLTSIIETLGTSEFSRLRFGIGNNFPKGYQSDYVLGKWTHEEKQILTPKIEIAAEMIKSFVAFGSAKTMTDFNE; encoded by the coding sequence ATGAGTAAGTTTCTAATTACCGGCTTAGGAAACATATGCGAAGAATACGAAAACACCCGCCATAATATCGGGTTCATGATATTGGATGCTTTTGCAAAAAAAGAAAAATTTTCATTTTCTTCAAAAAGATACGCTGATGTTACAGAATTCAAATATAAAGGTAAAATTTTGTTTTTTATTAAACCAGCTACATTCATGAATTTAAGCGGCAATGCAGTGAGATACTGGCTGCAAAAAGAAAATATTTTATTAGAAAATCTTCTTGTTATTTGTGATGATATTGCTTTGCCTTTAGGTTCGCTGCGAATGAAAACAAAAGGCGGCGACGGCAGTCATAACGGATTAACAAGCATTATAGAAACACTCGGCACTTCTGAATTTTCACGATTACGATTCGGCATCGGCAATAATTTTCCAAAAGGATACCAATCTGATTATGTTCTTGGCAAATGGACACATGAAGAAAAACAAATATTAACTCCCAAAATAGAAATTGCTGCTGAAATGATTAAAAGTTTTGTTGCCTTTGGTTCAGCAAAAACTATGACCGATTTCAACGAATAG